Proteins from a single region of Rhodothermales bacterium:
- a CDS encoding altronate dehydratase family protein codes for MTNVLKVHDSDNVLVALEDLPAGATVRENGTLIPLPEKVSAKHKLVTRAMSVGDPVVMYGVLVGRATQPIPLGGAIHTGNVKHATAEFDHASSAFSWTPPDVSRWKDRTFMGYHRSDGQVGTSNYWLVIPLVFCENRNIAILRDAFEKELGYAQPALYQHQVAELVRHYRAGATPDTLRALAYPSQKAASTRTPVFEHVDGIQFLSHEGGCGGTRQDARTLCALLAGYIHNPNVAGATVLSLGCQNAQIEILQEELHRRNPAFDKPLYIYEQQRGPSEYDMLSDAIRQTFAGLVEADRLRRAPAPLSALTFGVECGGSDGFSGISANPAMGHAADLLVALGGTVILSEFPELCGVEQELINRSVTPDVGDRFIRLMREYSRQAEAVGSGLHMNPSPGNIKDGLITDAIKSAGAAKKGGTSPITGVLGYPEYATARGLNLLCTPGNDVESTTGMAGAGANIMAFSTGLGTPTGNPIAPVIKVSTNTKLAQRLPDIIDLDCGPIVAGERSIPELGEELLEMLIRVASGEMKTKAQILGQHDFIPWKQGVSL; via the coding sequence ATGAGCGTCGGCGATCCGGTGGTGATGTACGGCGTACTCGTGGGCCGGGCGACGCAGCCCATCCCACTCGGGGGCGCCATCCACACCGGAAACGTCAAACACGCCACGGCCGAGTTCGACCACGCCTCCAGCGCGTTCTCATGGACGCCGCCGGACGTGAGTCGGTGGAAGGACCGGACCTTCATGGGTTACCACCGGTCTGACGGCCAGGTGGGGACGTCGAACTACTGGCTGGTCATCCCGCTGGTCTTCTGCGAGAACCGCAACATCGCGATCCTACGTGACGCGTTCGAAAAAGAGCTCGGCTACGCGCAGCCGGCCCTCTACCAGCACCAGGTGGCCGAACTCGTCCGCCACTACCGCGCCGGCGCCACGCCCGACACGCTCCGCGCCTTGGCCTATCCCTCCCAGAAAGCCGCCAGCACCCGCACCCCGGTATTCGAGCATGTAGACGGCATCCAGTTTCTCTCGCACGAAGGCGGCTGCGGCGGCACCCGGCAGGATGCGCGGACCCTCTGCGCCCTGCTCGCCGGCTACATCCACAACCCGAACGTCGCCGGCGCCACGGTGCTTAGCCTAGGCTGCCAGAACGCGCAGATCGAGATACTCCAGGAAGAGCTGCACCGGCGCAACCCGGCGTTTGACAAGCCGCTCTACATCTACGAACAACAACGCGGCCCGTCAGAGTACGACATGTTGTCCGACGCCATCCGTCAAACGTTCGCCGGCCTCGTCGAGGCCGACCGTCTGCGCCGCGCGCCGGCGCCGCTGAGTGCGCTCACGTTCGGCGTCGAGTGCGGCGGGTCGGACGGCTTTTCGGGCATCTCCGCCAATCCGGCGATGGGCCATGCGGCCGACCTCCTCGTGGCGCTCGGCGGAACCGTCATCCTGTCGGAATTCCCCGAACTATGCGGGGTCGAGCAAGAACTCATCAACCGCTCCGTCACCCCCGACGTGGGCGACCGCTTCATCCGCCTCATGCGCGAGTACAGCCGGCAGGCCGAAGCCGTCGGGTCGGGCCTCCACATGAACCCCTCCCCCGGCAACATTAAGGACGGCCTCATCACGGACGCCATCAAGTCCGCCGGCGCGGCGAAGAAGGGCGGTACGTCGCCCATCACGGGTGTGCTGGGGTATCCGGAATACGCCACGGCCCGCGGCCTCAATTTGCTGTGCACGCCTGGCAACGATGTCGAATCGACTACCGGCATGGCCGGCGCGGGGGCGAACATCATGGCCTTCTCGACCGGGCTCGGCACGCCTACAGGCAACCCGATCGCTCCCGTCATCAAGGTGTCGACCAACACGAAACTGGCGCAGCGACTGCCAGACATCATCGACCTGGACTGCGGCCCGATCGTCGCCGGCGAGCGATCCATCCCTGAACTCGGCGAAGAGTTACTTGAGATGCTGATCCGCGTCGCCAGCGGCGAAATGAAAACGAAGGCGCAAATCCTGGGGCAGCACGATTTTATTCCGTGGAAACAAGGGGTGTCGCTCTAA